One stretch of Cottoperca gobio chromosome 18, fCotGob3.1, whole genome shotgun sequence DNA includes these proteins:
- the LOC115023452 gene encoding thioredoxin-like: MVVVDINNLEEFRAALKDAGDKLVVVDFTATWCGPCKQISPEFHKQSTTAENVNVVFLKVDVDDAEDVSAECNINCMPTFHFYKNGEKVDEFSGANKDTLLEKLISLRT; this comes from the exons ATGGTGGTTGTCGATATCAACAATCTG GAGGAGTTCAGGGCTGCCCTGAAGGATGCTGGAGACAAGCTGGTGGTGGTGGACTTCACAGCCACCTGGTGTGGGCCCTGTAAACAGATTAGCCCAGAGTTCCAT AAGCAGTCTACTACTGCTGAGAACGTGAATGTGGTTTTCCTGAAGGTGGACGTGGATGACGCTGAa GATGTGAGTGCAGAATGCAATATTAACTGCATGCCCACATTCCACTTTTACAAGAATGGAGAAAAG GTGGACGAGTTCTCTGGTGCCAACAAAGATACACTGTTGGAGAAACTGATATCTTTGAGGACATAA
- the LOC115024001 gene encoding prostaglandin reductase 1-like, translating to MVQAKTWSLTKHFDGFPKDSDLELKVEELPLIKLSEQPQNNSLEHTCFLFLQTLKAHCHHGRKLDEARHLIDRCFLSSSVVLFFCRVIQSNNPAFPVGSHVIGRCGWRTHTVCDGTDLIPIMPDWPQDEAFNYKTVGSLEETLKKASPDGYDCFFENVGGPSSSVALQQMKNFGRIAVCGAISTYNDTTPQTGGKLQCREHITQGFEKMPAAFMGILKGENVGKAIVAI from the exons ATGGTCCAAGCTAAGACATGGAGCCTGACCAAGCACTTTGACGGCTTCCCGAAGGACAGCGACCTTGAGCTCAAGGTGGAGGAGCTCCCTCTGATCAAACTTTCTGAACAACCTCAAAACAACTCTCTTGAACACACATG ttttctgtttttgcaaaCTTTAAAAGCTCACTGCCACCATGGACGGAAGTTGGACGAGGCGAGACACTTAATTGACAgatgctttctttcttcttctgttgttttgtttttctgtagaGTGATTCAAAGTAATAACCCAGCATTTCCTGTGGGAAGCCATGTTATTGGTCGTTGTGGCTGGAGAACCCACACAGTCTGTGACGGGACTGACCTCATTCCCATCATGCCTGACTGGCCGCAAGACGAGGCCTTCAACTACAAGACTGTTGGCTCCCTGGAGGAGACACTGAAGAAAGCTTCTCCAGACGGATATGACTGCTTCTTTGAAAAT GTGGGAGGTCCTTCCTCAAGTGTTGCCTTGCAACAGATGAAGAATTTTGGAAGAATCGCCGTGTGTGGAGCTATTTCCACCTACAATGACACCACGCCTCAAACAGGT GGCAAACTGCAGTGTCGGGAGCACATCACACAAGGCTTTGAGAAGATGCCAGCTGCTTTCATGGGGATACTGAAGGGAGAAAACGTCGGCAAGGCTATTGTCGCAATCTGA